Below is a window of Scyliorhinus torazame isolate Kashiwa2021f chromosome 21, sScyTor2.1, whole genome shotgun sequence DNA.
TAACACAACAGCTGGCTCATATGGTGACCCAGAGCTGTCCCCAAACTATCTATTGTTCTAAGGTAGGCCAGCCGTTTTGCTTCACCATGTTAAGGAGCGAGGTAACCAACTGGACATTTCCACATtcagaaattcaaaacatccctgcaTATTTTGTATCTTTTTGCACATAAAGGATGAAATGCAATTCAAAGCAAACGTCTAGAAATGAATGAAGAAAAAGTACAAATGTCGCTAATATTTGAAATACAAGCATTGACAAAATAAGCAGGAAAACCAGATGGCTCATCTGCATCTGGAGGAGATTGGATAGGTTAACATTCTGATAAACGGAAGCTCTCCCTTGCTTGTGTTATCACTCTGTCCCTCGAATCCTTTGTTTCTCTCCCTTTTCAAATGCTGGAAGAGCTGTGGAGTCCCAGTGTTTTCTGCGTTTTCCTTTTAAACATTCAACAGTGCTGGGAAGCTCTGCAAGTTTTGTAGCTGCAGGAATCTATAGAAGCTTCTTTTCCTCATGCTTTACAACTTGTGACACACAGTACGGAACGAATGCCACAGCTGCCAGAGGCACGGCGGCACTCTTACAGAAAGACAGGAAGTAAAACAAGAATTCTCTCTGTGTCGGGGGCTTCACCGAGTCAAACAGGTGCAGGATGATCAAGGACGCGACGATGCAACTTAGTCTGAAGCTGAACTGCTGCCGTCTCTTTCCTTTGCAGCTTTCCACATAAATGGGGGAGTTTAGGGCTAATCCCAATCCAAACAAGGCTCCCATGTTCCTGACCAGACTAGCGAAGGGAGTGCTGTCGATGTGGACCCACTCCGCCTGGGCGCACCATCTCTTGGCTTTCTCCACAGACCACAGCAGATCCACTCCCAGTACCTTCAACAGCAGGTAAAAGCCCAGAGCGAAGGAAAACAGGAAGAGAGTGATCTTCAGATACTGCTTGAAGGTTACATTGTAGATTGCATTAATTCGACCAAATACTTCGGCCACAACCAAACCTATGGAAAAAAATTGCAATTAATATTAATCGAATATTTAATTTCATTGATAGAAGGTATATAtgtacaatataaatatctgtcaaTAGCAGTCATTTTATGAGGATTTAGTGCACTGTATCTGAAATATAAATGCTCATAATTTTTAATACAATTTTCCATCTCACCatcaccttgtcaagggcaataaatgctgccctagccagagGCCCCTGCATTCCGTGAACAGAAATAAAAACCAGCTTTAATTTGGTGTTTTATTCCCAATGCGGAAGGGCTTTCAAGCATTTGGAGGACATGGGGATGAAAATTTGTCTCAAGTGGCGGTGTAAATTGAGCAACTTCAGATTAGTCGTCCAGTAAACGCAGCACCTAATCTTCAGTTCCATTGGCTCCGCAGTCAAATATAGTTATCTTCAGGAGAAAGAGTCAATTTTAGGCACTGCAGCCAAACAGCTATTGAATCAGTTGTGATTTTAGACCCTTGAGAACTCAATTATGTAGGATATCACAAACAGGAGCAGAAGTTCAAAACAATGCAAGTTAAATGTATGCACAATTAATAGAGTTGTATTGTTATATTTTCAATTGAAAGAAAGAATCCTGACCTGATATAACCCCCAAGAAGACCTGATGTGGGAAGTGAGCAGCAAGGAAAACTCTGGATGCACAGACACAGGCCTGAATCACCCAAAACATTGTCCAAAGCAATACATGGAGACACCTGGAAAAGGGAAAATTATTGTCCATTATAATGAAAAGTCACGAGGGATTACAGcatcatccagccaaccagccaataTCCATCCATATTTATTTGTACTATGGAGTAAACCAAATAGATTGCATTGGAAAAGCTATAGTTTAAGATCATAACCTACACTTTCTGCATCTAGACTACCACCAAATAAATCAACTTTGTAACTGCCCTGGGCAGCCCCTCAGTAAAAGAGGTTCATCAATAAAATGAAAAGACAAAAATTAGCACGGTAACTTCTTAGTTActaatcaattttttttttttaaagttcaacaGTTACTTATTGCACTCAAGTTACACAAATATGAAGTTATAGCAATATGGATTGGTTTAGTAACTGACTGAGAATAAGCTCTCTCCCCAAATCTGGGAAGGTCAGAATGGACATTATAGTGTACacatatgggtgattccggattcctttttgtcatttgttaatGTTACATGTGGGCTGATGTGTGGGGGcttagtgggaggatgggatcattgttattgataaggggattgacattgcatttgtttctgattgttgggtgtaaatttgggagataatgtcaaaaaggagaataaaaacatatttaaaaaaaaaattatagtgTACACAAGATCCCGAATGATAAATAGCATTTGTGGGAATTCAAATCAACCCACAGGACATTTACTAAATCTACTGTACATAAAGTCCTCAAGATTAGACACAGCATGATAAATGTGGAAGTGTTGAGTTCAAACATGATCTATCTTTACGCAAAGACACCAACAGTATTGACATACAGAATTGCATACATATTGAACTACATCCACACCTCACACAGAGAACTGCATTTTATGTGCACGATAAAACTCCATGACTCTATGAGTCTATGACTAACCCATGTCGATCCAAACAAAGACCATGTACAGAAGCAGACGGTAAATATCTATGCACATAATTGTATGTGTGTATGATTTATTGAAATCTTACCATCTTTGGAAGCAGGGCTGCTTCTTTTGTAATCCAAAGGTTAGGAGTGCCGTGACCATCACATACCAGACACCAGCTGAACCCATTGCATGACCAGATGGACTTCCTGTCAAACACATCATACAAAGGCTCAATTATAAAATGGTGTTTTCCTTTGCTGAATATTTAAGCAATACTTTGTAATGCTTTTTAACACTTCTTTTCCTATTCCTGCAGATCACTCCTTGGCCCCCTCCTATCTGCCCCTCCATGACAAAATTCCAAAACAGTGTTAGGTTACACAtcgacactgacaacacccagctgtaCCTCATCCTCCTCTTAACTCCTCCACTTGCTCTAAATTGTCAGATTCCTGATCAGACACCCAatactggatgaacagaaattgcCTCCAATTAAATATCAGGAAGATGGAAGAGTCTATGAGCACGATTCAGTGACAACATTTCAGAATCTGGTTTCGGGCGTGGGTTTagctgcagcaccgagaaagaccccgctattcaacggcactttgttgTTTCTTTGGTCTCCGTGAGGAGCACCCCGTCGAGGCCACACTTTAATCACTGGAAAGCGGAGCTCAACAGTGCAGGATGATCACTCAGatcccagcctggcagtgccacctgggcaccctgtgcCAGTGCGAGTGCCAGGGTTCCAccatgccctgtccccaaccaccaggggtgtctaatggcctgggagggccccccccggggtgtctaatggcctgggagggcccccgcccccccccctccccccccctccccccccccctccctcccaaggtgccgttacacctggtctaTGTTTggctggaccagtactaaacggcacccggtCGCAACCTCCCTGGTGAGGCCGTTAATTCCTGGGCGCTGGGAGAATCCGACGCAAGCATATTTTAatgagtctaatggctcatttaaatatcctgaTTTAGATCTCGACCAGCTGGCGAGATACAAAGGCATGGCGGATAATGGtttcctggtgcattctccatggcaacagtttgacttgccaaccaatcagctctgATTTttcattgttgctccctttgaaatttggcaatcttgcatctgtcctggtgagtgcaaggtTTGATGGGATATCTCTTCTTTCTGAAATTTTACTTTAGTTGCAAATATCAAGAAtcattacagcgcagaaggaggccatttggtccatcgcgtgTGCATATTGATGTATGATCTACTTCAATCGCAGTAGCATTGGACAAGGGAATTAAACATTGAAAAGTACCAATGATCAAGGTTTTGCAACATCAGTGTTTGCTGTCTTCTTTTTAGTGCTCGTACCTGGTCCTGTTTCACAGGTGATGGGAAACTGCTGCACCAAGGGAAGAGAGGAATTAGCATAAAACTGTGTCTCATGCACCCACCAATAAGGTCTCTCTCCAAATAAGAACCTGTAAAAGAAAGAGGGAGGCTGATTAATGTGTGTCCAATATCCATGATGT
It encodes the following:
- the LOC140398516 gene encoding glucose-6-phosphatase catalytic subunit 1-like, with the translated sequence MQRLDTGMDLLHSSGVELVQYLQVNYREAQSWFTFISFAADLRNTFFVFFPIWFHLCEAVGVKLLWVAVIGDWLNLIFKWFLFGERPYWWVHETQFYANSSLPLVQQFPITCETGPGSPSGHAMGSAGVWYVMVTALLTFGLQKKQPCFQRWCLHVLLWTMFWVIQACVCASRVFLAAHFPHQVFLGVISGLVVAEVFGRINAIYNVTFKQYLKITLFLFSFALGFYLLLKVLGVDLLWSVEKAKRWCAQAEWVHIDSTPFASLVRNMGALFGLGLALNSPIYVESCKGKRRQQFSFRLSCIVASLIILHLFDSVKPPTQREFLFYFLSFCKSAAVPLAAVAFVPYCVSQVVKHEEKKLL